Proteins from a single region of Bacteroidota bacterium:
- a CDS encoding acylphosphatase, with protein MTKLLHIRIYGRVQNVGFRYSARQTALKYGINGYAKNEPDGSVIIVAEGEEDMLDRFVEWCRNGPSWAIVDQVLAHEEPVMNYKFFEIK; from the coding sequence ATGACCAAATTACTTCATATCAGGATATACGGAAGGGTACAAAATGTCGGATTCAGATATTCTGCCCGGCAGACTGCCCTGAAATATGGGATCAACGGTTACGCAAAGAATGAGCCGGATGGTTCGGTGATCATTGTCGCAGAAGGAGAGGAAGACATGCTCGATAGGTTCGTGGAATGGTGCCGCAATGGACCCTCCTGGGCAATAGTAGACCAGGTTCTGGCCCATGAAGAGCCTGTTATGAATTATAAGTTTTTCGAGATTAAATGA
- the mnmD gene encoding tRNA (5-methylaminomethyl-2-thiouridine)(34)-methyltransferase MnmD codes for METRLIITGDGSHTLFVPSLNEHYHSKFGAIAESMHVYINNGLLFVSKVEKSLSILEVGFGTGLNAFLSCIEAEKCGLNISYTAFEPDPVDNEVCSKLNYGGIIQETAGEEWFLSLHRLPWNKKARFRDNFELLKIQREILDGNLNDNEFHCIYFDVFGPHAQPGMWTEEVFSKLFSCLRAGGILVTYCASGSVRRAMKSAGFQIEKLPGAPGKKEMTRARKII; via the coding sequence ATGGAAACACGTCTGATCATCACCGGTGACGGTTCTCACACTCTTTTTGTGCCTTCACTGAATGAGCATTATCATTCAAAATTCGGCGCCATAGCTGAGTCTATGCATGTATATATCAACAATGGATTGCTCTTTGTATCAAAGGTAGAAAAGTCGCTTTCCATTTTGGAAGTCGGTTTCGGCACCGGCTTAAACGCTTTCCTGTCGTGTATAGAAGCAGAAAAATGTGGATTAAATATTTCTTATACTGCTTTTGAACCTGATCCTGTTGATAACGAGGTCTGTTCAAAGCTGAATTATGGAGGTATTATACAGGAAACCGCAGGTGAGGAATGGTTTTTATCGCTGCATCGCCTGCCATGGAATAAAAAGGCCAGGTTCCGTGATAATTTTGAACTGCTTAAAATTCAACGCGAAATTTTAGATGGCAATCTGAACGACAATGAGTTTCACTGCATATATTTTGATGTTTTCGGGCCCCATGCGCAACCTGGGATGTGGACAGAAGAGGTCTTCAGCAAGTTGTTCTCATGTTTGAGAGCTGGTGGCATTCTTGTCACTTATTGTGCCAGTGGCTCTGTGAGAAGAGCAATGAAAAGTGCCGGTTTTCAGATTGAAAAATTACCGGGAGCACCAGGTAAAAAGGAGATGACACGGGCAAGAAAAATCATTTAA
- a CDS encoding 3'-5' exonuclease: MLNNVVLENILIIDIETVPCYPEYDMMPAGLQKLWDHKAEWIRKKDDDTPASLYERAGIYAEFGKVVCISAGFLKGQEFRIKSFYGEEEKPVLEEFATLLKTYFNRTDKLLCAHNGKEFDFPFLARRMMINGLRMPEILDTSGRKPWETRHLDTMELWKFGDHKNYVSLDLLTAILDIPTPKDDITGADICRIYWKDHDLPRIVKYCRKDVIAVAQVLMRFREGEAIPDDKIIFVDN; this comes from the coding sequence ATGTTGAACAACGTTGTATTGGAAAATATCCTGATCATCGATATTGAAACGGTTCCCTGTTACCCTGAATATGACATGATGCCGGCCGGGCTTCAAAAACTATGGGATCATAAGGCTGAATGGATCAGAAAAAAGGATGACGATACACCTGCTTCTCTTTATGAAAGGGCCGGAATTTATGCTGAATTTGGAAAGGTGGTATGTATCTCGGCAGGATTTCTGAAAGGCCAGGAATTCCGGATCAAATCTTTTTATGGCGAGGAGGAAAAACCTGTTCTTGAAGAGTTCGCTACGCTCCTTAAAACCTATTTCAACAGGACCGATAAGCTATTATGTGCCCATAATGGTAAGGAATTTGACTTTCCGTTTCTGGCCAGGCGTATGATGATCAATGGATTGAGGATGCCTGAAATCCTGGATACATCAGGCCGCAAGCCTTGGGAGACAAGGCATCTGGATACCATGGAGTTATGGAAATTCGGTGACCATAAAAACTATGTGTCACTGGATCTGCTGACAGCGATTCTGGATATCCCAACCCCAAAGGATGACATTACAGGAGCCGACATATGCCGCATTTACTGGAAGGATCATGATTTGCCAAGAATCGTGAAGTATTGCCGGAAAGATGTCATCGCCGTTGCCCAGGTACTTATGCGGTTTAGAGAGGGAGAAGCAATACCGGATGACAAAATAATCTTTGTCGACAATTAA
- a CDS encoding FKBP-type peptidyl-prolyl cis-trans isomerase, with the protein MKKITILSLSILFVMAFMSESCAQKKKGKSAAMKNRSDTISYIIGRDIATKLKTFPTDFNAEIIYQAILDEFEGKELLFTPKVSDSLMGLFQQEIMGKQQAAEQENLQKTKAASAVFLAENKSKEGVIELPSGLQYKVITPGQGKNPVKTDSVTVHYKGSLVDGTVFDSSYDRGQPITFKLNAVIPGWSEGVQLMKPGAKYILYVPPQMGYGDNPVGPIPAGSTLIFEVELLSINK; encoded by the coding sequence ATGAAAAAAATCACGATTCTAAGTCTGTCTATTCTTTTTGTAATGGCCTTCATGAGTGAAAGTTGCGCCCAGAAGAAAAAAGGCAAATCAGCAGCAATGAAAAACAGAAGCGACACCATTAGTTATATCATTGGAAGAGATATCGCTACCAAGCTGAAAACGTTTCCAACCGATTTTAATGCAGAAATCATCTACCAGGCGATATTAGATGAATTTGAAGGCAAAGAACTATTATTTACACCAAAGGTGAGTGATTCGCTGATGGGTCTTTTCCAGCAGGAAATAATGGGAAAACAGCAAGCAGCAGAGCAGGAAAACCTCCAGAAAACAAAAGCAGCCAGCGCCGTGTTTCTGGCTGAAAATAAATCAAAAGAAGGTGTGATAGAATTACCCAGTGGCCTGCAATATAAAGTTATCACTCCCGGCCAGGGGAAAAATCCAGTCAAAACTGATTCCGTCACCGTTCATTACAAAGGTTCTCTCGTCGACGGCACCGTCTTCGATTCATCTTACGACCGCGGCCAGCCTATAACCTTCAAGCTTAATGCGGTCATTCCGGGATGGAGCGAAGGCGTACAGCTCATGAAACCCGGTGCAAAATATATCCTGTATGTTCCTCCACAAATGGGTTATGGTGATAATCCCGTGGGACCGATACCAGCTGGTTCGACTTTGATCTTTGAAGTAGAGTTACTTTCCATTAATAAATAG
- the rdgB gene encoding RdgB/HAM1 family non-canonical purine NTP pyrophosphatase, translated as MLTLVFATNNNFKVTEVRNLIEAHLNRKGLSAAIEIIGLADAGCHEELPETSDTLEDNASQKAFFVYRNFSKNCFADDTGLEIEALNGRPGVLSARYAGEDKNFENNIRKVLQELHDIPDRRARFRTVISLVIDEKETRFEGIVNGRIITSPRGSMGFGYDPVFLPDGYDKTFAEMTLEEKNKISHRAMAIRKMIEYLNENIVGSRQSAVSSL; from the coding sequence ATGCTCACCCTTGTCTTCGCCACCAATAACAACTTTAAGGTAACAGAAGTCAGGAACCTGATTGAAGCCCATTTAAACAGGAAGGGTTTATCAGCGGCCATTGAAATCATCGGATTGGCTGATGCAGGCTGCCATGAGGAACTCCCCGAAACCAGCGATACCCTTGAGGATAATGCCTCACAGAAAGCATTCTTTGTTTATAGAAATTTTAGTAAAAATTGTTTTGCCGACGACACGGGTCTGGAAATTGAAGCACTGAATGGCAGGCCTGGCGTCCTTTCTGCAAGATATGCCGGAGAAGATAAAAATTTTGAAAATAACATCCGGAAAGTGCTGCAGGAGTTGCATGATATTCCTGACCGAAGAGCCCGTTTCAGAACAGTCATATCCCTGGTCATCGATGAAAAGGAAACACGCTTTGAAGGGATTGTCAATGGCCGCATCATCACATCACCGCGGGGTTCAATGGGTTTTGGCTATGACCCTGTCTTCCTGCCCGACGGATACGATAAAACCTTCGCTGAAATGACCCTGGAAGAAAAAAATAAAATCAGCCACAGGGCAATGGCGATAAGGAAGATGATTGAATACCTGAATGAAAATATAGTCGGCAGTCGGCAGTCGGCGGTCAGCAGTCTTTGA
- a CDS encoding D-alanine--D-alanine ligase, translated as MKKNIALVTGGYSGELEISLKSAGVVKDQIDLEKYEVYMVYIDRTKWVYIGDGGEETSVDRNDFSVILKGKKIFFDAVFMAIHGTPGEDGKLQGYFDLLDIPYTSCGTTTSAVTFNKYFTNRIARCLGLNTADSIFITRFDSIDADHIFRSVGLPCFVKPNNGGSSVGVTKVEQASELPAAIEKAFGEDHEIVVENFISGFEITCGMINFKGADIIFPLTEIVSKKEFFDYEAKYSEGMADEITPARVTEPIEKECKRISAYLYHELSCRGIVRFDYIVSGERLFFLEVNTVPGLSEASIVPKQIRTMGMTLREVYSMAIEDAFWRRSLQSPVGSRQ; from the coding sequence ATGAAGAAGAATATTGCCCTTGTTACAGGTGGATACTCCGGTGAGCTGGAAATATCCCTGAAAAGTGCCGGAGTGGTCAAAGATCAGATAGACTTGGAGAAATATGAGGTCTACATGGTTTATATCGACAGGACAAAGTGGGTTTATATCGGCGACGGAGGAGAGGAAACGTCTGTTGACAGGAATGATTTCAGCGTCATCCTAAAGGGGAAGAAAATATTTTTTGATGCTGTTTTTATGGCTATCCATGGTACACCCGGTGAAGATGGCAAGCTGCAGGGTTATTTTGACTTGCTGGATATCCCTTATACCAGTTGCGGAACGACCACGTCAGCCGTGACATTCAACAAATATTTCACAAACCGGATAGCCCGTTGCCTTGGCTTGAATACTGCCGATTCGATCTTTATAACACGTTTTGATTCAATAGATGCTGATCATATTTTCCGTAGTGTAGGTTTACCCTGTTTTGTTAAACCCAATAACGGTGGTTCCAGCGTTGGCGTGACAAAAGTTGAACAAGCTTCTGAACTGCCTGCAGCCATCGAAAAAGCTTTCGGCGAAGACCATGAGATCGTCGTTGAAAATTTCATCAGTGGATTTGAAATCACCTGCGGGATGATCAATTTCAAAGGGGCAGATATCATCTTTCCCCTGACGGAAATCGTCAGTAAAAAGGAATTTTTTGATTATGAGGCAAAATATTCTGAAGGCATGGCTGATGAAATCACCCCAGCCAGGGTGACAGAGCCGATAGAAAAGGAATGTAAACGTATATCGGCTTATTTATATCATGAATTAAGCTGCCGTGGCATTGTCAGGTTTGATTATATTGTCAGTGGAGAACGGTTGTTTTTTCTTGAGGTGAACACCGTCCCTGGCCTGTCCGAAGCGAGTATCGTACCCAAACAGATCAGGACAATGGGAATGACACTCAGGGAAGTGTATTCGATGGCGATTGAGGATGCTTTCTGGAGAAGAAGTCTTCAGTCACCAGTCGGCAGTCGCCAGTAA
- a CDS encoding PASTA domain-containing protein codes for MSFWQFLKSRTFFKNLGLVILLTGVLLFITFRLLKLYTLHGEVITLPNYSGLNLADLNYDPSHNDLTFIVVDSVYDDTKEKGSIVMQDPLPESKVKKGRKIYLTVVAMLPEMVSMPNLRELSLRQAVSLLQTYGLKAGNLQFVPSQFENAVLDQKYNGMTIEPTTMIEKGSSIELLVGKRGSKVPVPCLIGFNEAEALTAIKQASLNVGNLHFLDEQDQMHSRIYQQMPSCTTNLLLEMGTPVEIWFRSDRYFNFDELIKLFRKDTLRVDSINLDYLNSVNDSID; via the coding sequence ATGAGCTTCTGGCAATTTCTGAAAAGTAGGACATTTTTCAAGAACCTTGGATTGGTCATCCTGTTAACAGGTGTGCTGTTGTTCATCACTTTCAGGTTGCTGAAACTTTATACCCTTCATGGTGAAGTGATTACATTACCAAATTATTCCGGGCTGAATCTGGCTGATCTGAATTACGATCCATCGCATAATGACCTTACTTTCATCGTCGTAGATTCTGTGTATGACGACACTAAAGAAAAAGGAAGCATTGTCATGCAGGATCCTCTTCCTGAATCGAAGGTTAAAAAAGGAAGGAAAATATATCTGACTGTGGTCGCTATGCTGCCCGAAATGGTCAGCATGCCTAATCTGCGTGAATTGTCACTGCGCCAAGCCGTGTCATTGCTACAGACCTATGGACTGAAAGCCGGCAACCTGCAGTTTGTACCCAGCCAATTCGAAAATGCCGTACTCGACCAGAAATATAACGGCATGACCATTGAGCCTACTACCATGATCGAGAAAGGATCGAGCATAGAACTGCTGGTGGGCAAACGGGGATCAAAAGTACCTGTGCCCTGCCTGATAGGCTTCAACGAAGCCGAGGCTCTTACAGCCATCAAACAGGCTTCACTGAATGTGGGCAACCTGCATTTTCTGGATGAACAAGACCAGATGCATTCCCGGATATACCAGCAGATGCCCTCATGCACCACAAACCTATTACTGGAAATGGGCACACCCGTTGAGATATGGTTCAGATCGGACAGGTATTTCAACTTTGATGAACTGATTAAACTTTTCAGAAAAGACACACTGAGGGTGGATAGCATAAACCTGGATTATTTAAATAGTGTAAATGACAGCATAGATTAA
- a CDS encoding T9SS type A sorting domain-containing protein yields MRNFFIFFSLLMSVFTLAAQEVITDLEYNPLLRASQQPKSAAILKSVDNNLFTPVVLPFFDDFSSEDMYPSQLRWLDKYAFINATYAINPPNIGTATLDAINEKGEIYPGVIPGPMPFIADYLTSRPVRLDSVFDPVPHAMTVGDSVYLSFYFQPQGHGNPPESTDSLVLEFGVYTGDSVFAYMDSITVTIEKTYYPNDTILLPCPLPDDSVYVSVNPWLQLHNAQLMLIAGDIVTLPCDSVFEPKIEWDHIWSTPGMALDTNFYKEGYPLSYFHQVMIPITDSARYFSKYFVFRFKNYVSLADNSLPSWQSNVDHWNIDFVYLDMNRKWSDTTYSFLSFVDAAPGMLRRYEAMPYKQYMSDPITEMKDSIDIVITNLDTLSHNSTYKYILSDEHGVPLDSCLRGNWDIPPVYTDGYLDYINFSRPPVCFGFYPVIYNADSASFTITHILSSGTGSSENLGDTIRFRQNFYNYYAYDDGLPEAGYGLTPAGSLLAYRFILNKPDTLRAVQMYFNETRTGANQQYFSLMVWNDDNGLPGQVIYSKTGLKPQYSKSLSQFYTYYCDSVVPVVGPFYVGWAQTTSDNLNIGFDRNRQAQENIFYNVAGTWTKSIQQGSLLMRPLLGKSIHDYPVNIPVKADQIAIYPNPAKYTAINLMLPPDMDDPAHSDQFDLRVYNIMGQSVYNGPFEKDFNISSFDNGIYILTVRDMQRNKFCTGKLIISR; encoded by the coding sequence ATGAGGAATTTCTTCATATTTTTTTCGCTTTTAATGTCGGTGTTTACTTTAGCTGCACAGGAGGTCATCACCGATTTGGAATATAATCCTTTGCTGCGTGCTTCGCAACAGCCTAAGAGTGCCGCTATACTGAAATCAGTCGATAATAACCTGTTCACTCCTGTTGTCCTGCCTTTTTTCGACGATTTCAGTTCAGAAGACATGTATCCTTCACAGCTGCGCTGGCTGGATAAATATGCCTTCATAAATGCCACGTATGCTATAAATCCTCCCAACATCGGAACAGCGACACTTGATGCCATCAATGAGAAGGGTGAGATCTATCCTGGCGTCATTCCCGGTCCTATGCCTTTCATTGCCGATTATCTGACTTCACGGCCTGTACGGCTTGATTCGGTCTTCGATCCTGTGCCGCATGCGATGACTGTCGGAGATTCAGTGTACCTGAGCTTCTACTTCCAGCCACAGGGTCATGGTAATCCCCCTGAATCCACCGATTCACTGGTGCTTGAATTTGGCGTTTATACCGGCGACAGCGTCTTTGCTTATATGGACTCAATTACGGTGACCATTGAAAAGACCTATTATCCCAATGACACTATCCTGTTGCCATGCCCCTTGCCCGATGATTCAGTGTACGTTTCGGTAAATCCCTGGCTTCAGTTGCACAATGCACAGCTGATGCTCATTGCGGGTGATATTGTGACATTGCCCTGCGATTCAGTGTTTGAACCAAAAATTGAATGGGATCACATCTGGAGCACTCCGGGAATGGCACTGGATACCAACTTTTATAAAGAAGGATATCCTTTATCATACTTCCATCAGGTTATGATACCCATTACCGACAGTGCACGATATTTCAGCAAATACTTTGTCTTCCGTTTTAAAAATTATGTCAGCCTCGCCGATAATTCGCTGCCAAGCTGGCAAAGTAATGTCGACCACTGGAATATCGACTTTGTATACCTGGATATGAACCGTAAGTGGTCGGATACGACTTATTCCTTTCTGAGTTTTGTCGATGCCGCACCCGGCATGCTGCGGCGTTATGAAGCCATGCCATATAAACAATACATGAGTGATCCGATCACCGAGATGAAAGACTCTATCGATATCGTCATCACCAACCTCGATACCCTGAGCCATAATTCGACGTACAAGTATATCCTGTCGGATGAACATGGTGTACCGCTTGATTCATGCCTGCGGGGTAACTGGGATATCCCGCCCGTTTATACTGATGGGTATCTTGATTACATCAATTTCAGCAGGCCGCCTGTATGTTTTGGCTTCTACCCTGTAATTTATAATGCTGACAGTGCATCTTTTACAATTACCCACATCCTTTCCAGCGGCACCGGTTCCAGCGAAAACCTTGGCGACACCATACGTTTCCGGCAAAACTTTTATAATTATTATGCCTATGACGATGGCTTACCCGAAGCAGGCTATGGGCTTACACCTGCCGGATCACTGCTGGCATACCGCTTTATCCTCAATAAACCCGACACTCTGCGTGCTGTCCAGATGTACTTCAACGAAACCCGCACAGGTGCTAACCAACAATATTTTTCATTGATGGTGTGGAATGATGACAATGGCCTCCCCGGCCAGGTCATATACTCCAAAACAGGCCTCAAACCGCAATACTCCAAAAGCCTCAGCCAGTTTTACACCTATTACTGCGACTCTGTTGTGCCTGTCGTCGGCCCTTTTTATGTTGGCTGGGCACAAACCACCAGCGACAACCTGAACATCGGCTTTGACCGTAACAGGCAGGCACAGGAAAATATCTTCTATAATGTCGCCGGTACTTGGACAAAAAGCATCCAACAGGGATCACTGCTGATGCGTCCTCTCCTCGGTAAATCCATACATGACTACCCGGTTAACATACCTGTCAAAGCTGACCAGATTGCCATATACCCCAACCCGGCAAAATATACGGCCATTAACCTGATGCTGCCACCAGACATGGATGACCCCGCCCACTCTGACCAGTTCGACCTCCGGGTATATAATATCATGGGACAATCGGTCTATAACGGACCCTTTGAGAAAGATTTCAATATCTCATCCTTTGATAATGGGATCTATATTCTCACAGTCAGGGATATGCAACGGAATAAATTTTGTACCGGCAAACTGATAATTTCCAGATAA
- a CDS encoding RluA family pseudouridine synthase, which yields MDDIPVLSDDQSELYEHFSFAADKGQELLRIDKFLMHRIENVSRNKIQTAAKAGNILVNGKPAKSSYKVKPGDHISIVMSFPPKEIEIIPENIPLNILYEDDDIIVINKAAGMVVHPAYGNYTGTLVNALVFHLQVAAAANPDIAPHLVHRIDKNTSGLLLVAKNELAQWKLAREFFNHTIQRQYIALVWSDIREDEGTITGNIGRNVRDRKIMAVFPEGDHGKHAVTHYRVIERFGYTTLIECELETGRTHQIRAHMKYAGHPLFNDDAYGGDHILKGTTFTKYKQFIDNCFDICPRQALHARSLGFIHPSTGERLFFNSELPEDMKLLIGKWRSYTANKGD from the coding sequence ATGGACGACATACCCGTTTTATCAGACGACCAAAGTGAACTTTACGAACATTTCAGTTTCGCTGCCGATAAAGGGCAGGAACTCCTGCGCATCGACAAGTTCCTGATGCACCGTATCGAGAACGTTTCACGCAATAAAATACAAACAGCCGCCAAGGCAGGGAATATCCTCGTCAACGGCAAACCTGCAAAATCCAGCTATAAGGTCAAACCCGGCGACCACATCTCCATCGTGATGAGCTTCCCGCCAAAGGAAATTGAGATCATCCCCGAGAATATCCCATTAAACATTCTTTATGAAGATGACGATATTATTGTCATCAATAAAGCCGCAGGTATGGTTGTTCATCCGGCATACGGCAACTACACCGGTACGCTGGTGAATGCCCTCGTGTTTCACCTGCAGGTTGCTGCCGCCGCCAATCCCGACATCGCTCCCCACCTCGTCCACCGCATCGATAAAAACACATCAGGACTATTACTGGTCGCCAAAAACGAACTGGCCCAATGGAAGCTGGCACGGGAATTTTTCAACCATACTATCCAGCGGCAATACATCGCCCTGGTATGGAGTGATATCAGGGAAGACGAAGGGACCATCACCGGCAACATAGGCCGTAACGTCAGGGACAGGAAGATCATGGCGGTATTTCCCGAGGGAGACCATGGAAAACACGCAGTGACACATTACCGTGTCATCGAACGCTTTGGTTACACTACTCTTATCGAATGTGAACTCGAAACAGGTCGCACACACCAGATACGGGCACACATGAAATATGCCGGCCATCCCCTCTTCAACGACGATGCCTATGGCGGCGACCATATCCTGAAAGGCACCACCTTCACAAAATATAAACAGTTTATCGACAACTGCTTCGACATCTGTCCCCGCCAGGCTTTGCATGCCCGTTCGCTGGGATTCATTCACCCGTCAACAGGAGAGCGGCTGTTCTTCAACTCAGAGCTGCCGGAGGATATGAAGCTGCTGATTGGGAAGTGGAGGAGTTACACGGCAAATAAGGGTGATTAA